Proteins from a single region of Oreochromis niloticus isolate F11D_XX linkage group LG7, O_niloticus_UMD_NMBU, whole genome shotgun sequence:
- the LOC112847560 gene encoding uncharacterized protein LOC112847560 produces MDPADLPGESDLTRALRLVDWVTHTSNARARVVGINAIEAILAGNPYLHQVRGFTDLISELHKAREAVQAREVADSAQQQRTTTVPKQPSQLHPPEVSRPDLSEVLPCPSEPSAVGKQRSRRRRFTLQPDSGTTVRPAVVSSKDAVASETVFSGAVHGESRDSTRCLPTFVVTDLSQVGIFKTSITVTDCVSSIPPPTPVSLQPVHQPLASSLAQPASIPLARSPAPSILEAVSAPPILNPVPGARFKRRDKHIKTTLVSQKLANLETGTRPRASPDAEFLPSVDSGPLEAKTPAKNCTVPALPGQSQCPAQFQLPVTLPAVPAPAGSVPSLPEVPAPAGSVPSLPEVSAPAGSVPSLPEVPAPAGSVLCVPGAPVPTGSETRGPEEPVQIPASSAGGPEEPVQPQDSSAGGPEEPVQPQDSSAGGSGEPSQIPASSAGGPEEPLEGPRSLSSLLPRQLEGPRSLLCLSFISSAWSSLCLSFISVAWSSFNILIIAWPGLSFAFAVTRPGLCLCFTLGFAWPGLCFSFTLGFAWPGLCFGFTLAVAWSCFSFTLAVAWSSLRVFVCSDAWSSLRVLILAWSSSGFILAGSSSGFILAGSSSGFVFAWSSFSLGFSLRLVWSRRGFSFRLVWSSLRLSFISSVWSSLRLSLGLACSRLLISLRFNCSTYITACSTYITACSTYITACNSPAAVRFRLCVFIHVWSSFCSALVWPGFCSALVWPGFCSALVWPCLVWPCGCHTVMRPSSSCSASPLPAVFQASKLTSWPSRTASGKSSSAPLASRPTSRPAQWSPLPSKWSAS; encoded by the exons ATGGATCCAGCGGACTTGCCCGGGGAGAGCGACCTCACACGTGCCCTACGCTTGGTGGACTGGGTAACCCACACCTCCAACGCACGAGCGAGGGTTGTGGGGATAAATGCCATTGAGGCTATCCTGGCCGGAAATCCCTATCTCCACCAGGTCAGGGGATTTACGGACTTAATCTCTGAGTTGCATAAAGCCCGGGAGGCGGTGCAAGCTCGGGAAGTTGCGGATTCTGCTCAGCAACAGCGGACTACGACCGTCCCGAAGCAGCCGTCTCAGCTTCACCCACCGGAGGTTTCACGGCCCGACCTGTCGGAGGTTTTGCCCTGCCCATCGGAGCCGTCAGCGGTGGGGAAGCAACGATCGCGCCGCCGGCGCTTCACCCTACAGCCGGATTCGGGAACTACTGTGCGACCAGCTGTGGTGAGTTCAAAGGACGCTGTTGCTTCTGAGACTGTGTTTTCTGGGGCTGTTCATGGTGAGAGTAGAGACAGTACACGGTGCTTACCTACCTTCGTGGTAACTGACCTCTCACAAgttggcattttcaaaacatccATAACAGTAACTGACTGTGTTTCATCCATTCCACCACCAACTCCAGTCTCACTTCAACCAGTACATCAGCCTTTAGCCAGTTCATTAGCCCAGCCTGCATCTATTCCATTAGCCCGGTCACCTGCCCCCTCCATACTGGAGGCTGTGTCTGCGCCACCCATTTTGAATCCCGTTCCTGGCGCCCGTTTTAAGCGGAGagacaaacacattaaaaccaCTCTAGTTTCTCAGAAACTGGCTAATTTAGAGACTGGTACTCGCCCCAGGGCCTCCCCAGACGCTGAGTTTCTGCCTTCAGTcgactctggacccctggaggccaagaCGCCAGCTAAGAACTGCACCGTGCCAGCGCTGCCGGGGCAAAGCCAGTGCCCTGCGCAGTTTCAGTTACCGGTGACTTTGCCAGCGGTCCCCgcacctgctggttctgttcCGTCGCTGCCAGAGGTCCCCgcacctgctggttctgttcCGTCGCTGCCAGAGGTCTCCgcacctgctggttctgttcCGTCGCTGCCAGAGGTCCCCGCACCTGCTGGTTCTGTCCTGTGTGTGCCAGGGGCTCCAGTGCCCACTGGTTCTGAGACTagggggcccgaggagcccgtccagattcctgcctcgtcagctggagggcccgaggagcccgtccagccccaagactcgtcagctggag ggcccgaggagcccgtccagccccaagactcgtcagctggaggttcAGGAGAACCTAGCCAGAttcctgcctcgtcagctggagggcccgaggagccc ctggagggcccgaggagcctgTCCAGTCttctgcctcgtcagctggagggcccgaggagcct cctctgcctcAGCTTCATCAGCtccgcctggtccagcctctgcctcAGCTTcatcagcgtcgcctggtccagcttcaacATCCTCATCatcgcctggcccggcctcaGCTTCGCCTTCGCCGTCACCCGGCCCGGCCTCTGCCTCTGCTTCACCCTCGGCttcgcctggcccggcctctgcttcagcttcaCCCTCGGCttcgcctggcccggcctctgcTTCGGCTTCACCctcgccgtcgcctggtcctgcTTCAGCTTCACCctcgccgtcgcctggtccagcctccgtgtcttcgtCTGCAGCGatgcctggtccagcctccgtgtcctcatcctcgcctggtccagctccggCTTCATCCTCGCCGGGTCCAGCTCCGGCTTCATCCTCGCCGGGTCCAGCTCCGGCTTTGtcttcgcctggtccagcttcagcctcGGCTTCAGCCTccgcctcgtctggtccaggcGAGGATTCAGCTTccgcctcgtctggtccagcctccgccTCAGCTTCATCAgctccgtctggtccagcctccgccTCAGCTTGGGCCTCGCCTGCAGCCGTCTTCTCATCAGCCTCCGTTTCAACTGCAGCACCTACATCACCGCCTGCAGCACCTACATCACCGCCTGCAGCACCTACATCACCGCCTGCAACAgtcccgctgccgtcaggttccgccTCTGTGTCTTCATCCACGTCTGGTCCAGCTTCTGCTCCGCCCTCGTCTggcccggcttctgctccgcccTCGTCTggcccggcttctgctccgcccTCGTCTGGCCCTGCCTCGTCTGGCCCTGCGGTTGCCACACCGTCATGCGACCCAGCTCGTCCTGTTCCGCCTCGCCTCTGCCGGCCGTTTTCCAGGCCTCTAAGTTGACATCATGGCCGTCGAGGACGGCCTCCGGAAAGAGTTCATCGGCGCCGCTGGCATCGCGGCCGACCTCCCGACCTGCTCAGTGGTCGCCACTGCCTTCCAAGTGGTCGGCCTCCTGA
- the LOC112847563 gene encoding uncharacterized protein LOC112847563, whose protein sequence is MAEGGRKSLVWDIRRSLLTLSAGELYKVAKKVGPADPGQPELDVTDQEGCFDHISSFMYSKPLLEAEDGGMVDLLMLKDFIDDVIENRQVCDDTEDVDSPVTQTFTQTVQPARPSSGMGDSPTQPVPVTTIANMVNRPPVAGTTSPTGLASPIPDITSAELQEMLNSYEALGKRLRQSVMVPTEQSPRQPTGLLVQADLTQSDPLQPSPPGQPRAQPTREGMISLRDLSYLQRREFRVQGGQVGDHSSDISYNNICKQMDEGIREGFPDAEIVRGVLRIIKPGTFKDMLINKDDLTVLELKGFLQAHLREKNSTELFQELMCARQDESETPQQFLYRVIGLKQRVLFTSKMSDAGIKYSAATVQDVFLHSVYQGLGYKHSDIRRELKPLLSSVEVSDETILRHIMRITSEESERQKRMGSSRRQNTTSTHSAQSELNTIQECSERDRPIDTTKTDPIKELTAKVNELAGLVEAMRQQTLARPSDLANPYSQNRSRNRKDKTFGCPNCVEQNRPDCCHCFICGEEGHRAVGCLKKSKNQGNVNRSLQRGAQ, encoded by the coding sequence ATGGCCGAGGGCGGGAGGAAGAGCCTAGTGTGGGACATTAGGAGAAGCCTACTCACCCTGTCGGCGGGAGAACTCTACAAGGTCGCTAAGAAGGTGGGTCCAGCCGACCCAGGTCAGCCAGAGCTCGACGTGACAGACCAGGAGGGCTGCTTTGACCACATCAGTTCTTTCATGTACAGTAAGCCATTGCTTGAGGCAGAAGATGGTGGGATGGTGGACTTGCTAATGTTAAAGGACTTCATTGATGATGTGATTGAAAATCGACAAGTATGTGATGATACTGAGGACGTAGATTCACCTGTTACACAGACATTTACACAAACTGTGCAACCAGCTCGCCCCTCAAGTGGCATGGGTGATAGTCCTACACAGCCTGTCCCGGTGACCACGATAGCTAACATGGTTAACCGGCCGCCAGTTGCAGGTACAACTAGTCCGACTGGCCTAGCCAGCCCTATCCCTGATATCACTAGCGCTGAGCTGCAGGAGATGTTAAATAGCTATGAGGCGCTTGGTAAAAGACTGAGACAAAGTGTAATGGTCCCCACTGAACAGTCACCTCGACAGCCCACGGGTTTGCTAGTTCAAGCTGACCTAACACAGAGCGACCCACTTCAACCCAGCCCACCCGGGCAGCCAAGGGCCCAGCCCACTCGTGAGGGGATGATCTCTCTGAGAGACCTCTCTTATCTCCAGAGAAGAGAATTTAGAGTACAAGGGGGTCAAGTTGGTGACCATTCATCCGACATTAGCTACaacaacatttgcaaacagatGGATGAGGGGATTAGAGAAGGCTTCCCTGACGCAGAGATAGTTCGTGGAGTGCTCAGGATAATAAAGCCTGGAACTTTTAAAGATATGCTAATCAATAAAGATGATTTGACTGTACTTGAACTGAAGGGGTTCCTCCAGGCCCACCTGAGGGAGAAAAATAGTACAGAACTCTTTCAGGAATTAATGTGTGCCAGACAAGACGAGAGTGAGACACCACAGCAGTTTCTCTACCGGGTGATAGGGTTGAAGCAGCGGGTCCTCTTCACATCCAAAATGTCTGATGCAGGCATAAAGTACAGTGCAGCTACTGTTCAGGATGTTTTCTTGCACTCGGTCTACCAGGGGCTTGGGTATAAGCACAGTGACATTAGGCGAGAGTTAAAACCTCTGTTGTCAAGCGTAGAGGTGAGTGATGAAACAATCTTGCGCCACATAATGAGAATCACTAGCGAGGAAAGTGAGAGGCAAAAGAGAATGGGCTCGTCCCGTCGACAGAACACAACTAGCACACATAGTGCTCAGTCTGAGCTCAACACCATCCAGGAATGTAGTGAGCGAGACCGACCAATTGACACAACCAAGACTGACCCGATTAAAGAACTCACAGCTAAAGTTAATGAGCTCGCTGGGCTGGTGGAGGCGATGAGACAACAGACTCTAGCACGACCCTCAGACCTAGCGAACCCATACTCACAAAACAGGTCAAGAAACAGAAAAGACAAAACCTTTGGGTGTCCAAACTGTGTTGAACAGAACCGTCCAGATTGTTGCCATTGCTTCATCTGTGGGGAAGAGGGTCACAGGGCGGTTGGCTGCTTAAAAAAATCTAAGAACCAGGGAAACGTGAATCGGTCTCTGCAGCGGGGCGCCCAGTGA